A portion of the Actomonas aquatica genome contains these proteins:
- a CDS encoding glycoside hydrolase family 27 protein: MNRLNPLSALALGAALLASPLSAQKFEDLAQTPPMGWNSWNTFASNINEDLVKGVADAMVANGMRDAGYEYIVLDDTWSLRERDENGSLVADPEKFPSGMKALADYVHERGFKLGIYSCAGSKTCAGYPGSQGHEYQDARLWASWGIDYLKYDWCYTETRDAREAYTTMRDALYTAGRPIVFSICEWGTAKPWEWAEDVGHLWRTTGDIYDSWDGYKMWEMGWKRILDLQSELVKEWGPNGIAKYAGPGHWNDPDMMEVGNDGLTVAESRAHFSLWCMIAAPLMAGNDVRHMSDEITAIMTDPDVIAINQDPLGKQGFKALDEDAAGIEIFLKELSDGEWAVCALNTADEARELTIPFHRFYMLGEPKELYDVWTKEVVGMSDENYSRVVESHDVMMFRLRKPAE; the protein is encoded by the coding sequence ATGAATCGCCTCAACCCCTTGTCCGCCCTGGCCCTCGGCGCCGCGCTGCTCGCCAGCCCGCTCTCGGCCCAGAAGTTTGAAGACCTCGCCCAGACTCCGCCCATGGGCTGGAACAGCTGGAACACCTTCGCCAGCAACATCAACGAAGACCTCGTGAAAGGTGTCGCCGACGCCATGGTCGCCAACGGCATGCGTGACGCCGGCTACGAATACATCGTGCTCGACGACACCTGGTCCCTGCGCGAACGCGACGAAAACGGCAGCCTCGTCGCCGACCCGGAGAAATTCCCCTCCGGCATGAAGGCCCTCGCCGACTACGTGCACGAGCGCGGCTTCAAACTCGGCATCTATTCCTGCGCCGGCTCCAAAACCTGCGCCGGCTACCCGGGCTCCCAAGGCCACGAATATCAGGACGCCCGTCTCTGGGCTTCCTGGGGCATCGACTACCTGAAATACGACTGGTGCTACACCGAGACCCGCGACGCCCGCGAGGCCTACACCACCATGCGTGACGCCCTCTACACCGCCGGCCGGCCGATCGTGTTCTCCATCTGCGAATGGGGCACCGCCAAACCTTGGGAATGGGCCGAGGACGTTGGTCACCTCTGGCGCACCACCGGCGACATCTACGACTCCTGGGACGGCTACAAGATGTGGGAAATGGGCTGGAAACGCATCCTCGATCTCCAATCCGAACTGGTGAAGGAGTGGGGCCCCAACGGCATCGCCAAATACGCCGGCCCCGGCCACTGGAACGACCCCGACATGATGGAAGTCGGCAACGACGGCCTCACCGTCGCCGAGTCCCGCGCCCACTTCAGCCTTTGGTGCATGATCGCCGCCCCCCTCATGGCCGGCAACGACGTGCGCCACATGAGCGATGAGATCACCGCCATCATGACCGATCCCGACGTCATTGCCATCAACCAGGATCCCCTCGGCAAGCAGGGCTTTAAGGCCCTCGACGAAGACGCCGCCGGCATCGAGATCTTCCTCAAAGAACTCAGCGACGGCGAATGGGCCGTCTGCGCGCTCAATACCGCCGACGAAGCCCGCGAACTCACCATCCCCTTCCATCGTTTCTACATGCTCGGCGAGCCCAAGGAACTCTACGACGTGTGGACCAAAGAAGTCGTCGGAATGTCCGATGAGAACTACTCCCGCGTCGTCGAATCGCACGACGTCATGATGTTCCGCCTGCGCAAGCCGGCTGAATAA